The Pocillopora verrucosa isolate sample1 chromosome 14, ASM3666991v2, whole genome shotgun sequence genome has a segment encoding these proteins:
- the LOC131774721 gene encoding uncharacterized protein, producing the protein MAVAKKTRGRIWENQEMLLLLQKWGDENIQMKLISCTRKRPLWQEISDFIRAAGFEDREEDACNTRVHTLVSAYRSYKDECEKTGNGTPKRKPAFFDEVDEFLSKKLCTKPKVVVNSSKIIIEADNEEEDNEKIENDEPNEELPSFSGGTSVGSNNKTAGKFPQPNKGECLTERTTDAGKPFLKPATKKRKVSTTDALTQIDKALEAFVSYQQAADRSFLAAEEPRERREEEREERRRKEDQEFLLKLAQVLRKQKTI; encoded by the exons ATGGCGGTTGCCAAAAAAACCCGCGGAAGGATTTGGGAAAACCAGGAAATGTTATTGTTACTACAGAAGTGGGGGGACGAAAATATACAAATGAAGTTAATATCTTGTACCAGAAAGAGGCCTCTATGGcaagaaataagtgattttaTTCGAGCGGCAGGCTTCGAAGACCGTGAGGAAGATGCCTGCAACACAAGAGTACACACATTAGTAAGTGCGTATCGCTCCTACAAAGACGAATGCGAGAAGACCGGAAACGGGACTCCAAAGAGGAAGCCGGCGTTTTTCGACGAAGTCGATGAATTTCTCTCAAAAAAACTATGTACCAAACCGAAGGTTGtggtaaattcttcaaaaattatcattgagGCGGACAACGaagaagaagacaatgaaaaaattgagaacGATGAACCAAACGAAGAGTTGCCTTCCTTCAGCGGTGGCACCAGCGTCggcagcaacaacaaaacagccGGCAAATTTCCTCAACCAAACAAGGGTGAATGTTTGACAG AAAGAACAACAGATGCTGGCAAGCCATTTCTCAAACCCGCTACGAAGAAGCGGAAGGTGTCGACGACGGATGCCTTGACACAAATTGACAAGGCGTTGGAGGCATTTGTTTCCTATCAACAAGCTGCTGATAGGAGTTTTCTTGCCGCAGAGGAG CCTCGTGAAAGACGAGAAGAAGAAAGGGAGGAgagaagaaggaaggaagaccAGGAGTTTCTGCTGAAATTGGCGCAGGTACTTCGAAAACAAAAA
- the LOC136278363 gene encoding ovochymase-2-like: protein MGVFKFNQLITAASVIVLLLFLERGQCDSICPNGITNITASSGELEYPESGTYGKNETKCWSITVPDTYDDIRYHFSRIDVEMCSDCTCDYLQRGPTYRHFHWYSKLCGRYNYNYLQGYLFNVDWRTDFTENFGGSTGYLRFVSDDTVHYTGFKLTFMAMSRTAGKKNYLNASEDETIEFGTPKVDVENYPSDNAEQWFLIVPEGHTVQIDFDTFELEESEDCRNDYVEFREASIMAGDPKTINGYFGPILTNRLCGNTKPNSIMSQGNMVWVQFVSDRNSTTVYKGLKASFKAGQGSGLPVSRPMMLLFFSALIVHVSKNNLF from the exons ATGGGAGTATTCAAATTCAACCAACTCATTACAGCTGCCTCTGTCATTG ttttattactATTCCTTGAAAGAGGACAATGCGATTCAA TTTGTCCCAATGGCATAACGAACATCACAGCTTCCAGTGGTGAGCTTGAATATCCTGAGTCAGGTACTTATGGTAAGAATGAGACCAAATGTTGGAGCATTACGGTTCCCGACACTTATGATGACATTCGATATCATTTTTCCAG GATTGACGTAGAAATGTGCTCTGATTGTACGTGCGACTATCTTCAAAGAGGACCTACCTACAGGCATTTTCACTGGTATTCTAAATTATGTGGACGATATAATTACAACTATTTACAGGGATATCTCTTCAACGTCGACTGGAGAACTGACTTTACCGAGAATTTTGGTGGATCGACGGGCTATCTTCGCTTCGTGTCGGATGATACTGTACACTACACAGGATTTAAGTTGACCTTCATGGCCATGTCCAGGACAG cgGGTAAAAAAAACTATCTGAATGCAAGCGAAGATGAAACTATTGAGTTTGGTACACCAAAGGTCGACGTAGAGAACTACCCCTCAGATAACGCAGAACAGTGGTTTTTAATCGTCCCTGAGGGACATACGGTACAGATAGACTTCGACACATTTGAACTGGAGGAGAGCGAGGACTGCAGAAACGATTATGTTGAGTTCCGTGAAGCATCCATCATGGCTGGTGATCCTAAAACAATAAATGGCTATTTTGGTCCAATCCTGACCAATCGCCTGTGTGGAAATACAAAGCCGAACTCCATAATGAGTCAAGGGAACATGGTTTGGGTTCAGTTCGTGAGTGACAGAAACTCTACCACAGTATATAAAGGACTCAAAGCTTCTTTTAAAGCAG GACAGGGAAGCGGATTGCCTGTAAGCCGTCCAATGatgcttctttttttctcagctttGATCGTGCATGTGTCAAAGAACAACTTGTTCTAG